The following nucleotide sequence is from Psychroflexus torquis ATCC 700755.
AACGATAACGATATGACTTCCATCTGGATTTGTGGCAGCGCTCACTTGCAAGTCTTTATCTGTAGATTCGAAATCAATTCGTTTCGCACCTGGTCTTATGTATTTACTGAAATGAGCCATGGTGTAATAGAGTGGGGTAAAATAGACTTCATCTTGATCAGGATCTACAATGACTGGAGCCACACACCAGTTTTTAAACCAGTTAGGTCCACCTTGTCGGTCCAAGACCATATTCCAGTCGACCCAGCCATCAACCCAATTGTTCATACATCCTATAATATCTCTAGCATAGCGATAAACAGGAACGTATTTTGGATGTAAGTGTTTTTGATCTTCGGGGGCCCAATCCCAACCCCAATCTGTCGCTTCTTTACTCCAATACCAGTCGTCATCTTTCCATTTAGGAACTTCGGAATCCACACAGGCTTCAGTTTGTATCAAGTATTTCTGGGGTGCTTTTTCATGTGCATATTGCAAAGCTTCGGGAAACACTTCAAAGGTACTTTCGTACCAGTGTATGGCAGTTCCATCATAATATTTAGCATTTTTCTCATTCTTATACATCACATCCACCCACTCTTTAATGCCTTCGCGATTTTGGTCATATCCTAAAATAATTTTATCGCCTTTACCGTCTTTTTCTAATTGAGGGCCAAGGTGATTGCTCACAAAATCAGTCATTTCTTCTGGGGTATAGTGCATGCTTTCCCAATTATTGCTATTACCATGTGGTTCATTTTCCACAGTAAAACCCCATATATCAATCCCTTCAGCCTCATAAGCATCAACATATTTAGAAAAGAAAAGAGCCCAAGTGTCGTAATGTTCTGGCTTTAATTTTCCACCAACCCACTCATTATTATCTTTCATCCAAGGTGGAGCAGTCCAAGGAGAAGATATAATTTTGAATCCTTCCTTTGAGGCTTCCATAGCCTCTTTAATCATAGGAATAATATCGTCTTTATCCTCTTTAATAGAAAAACTAGTCAGTAAGGTGTCGCCTTCAACGGGGGCATATGAATATTGACCTAAAGAGAAATCACTTGAGTTCATATGAGTTCTTGTTAACGAATATCGTGCACCACTTTCCGCAAAATAAGCATCGATGATTTTTTGACGGTTTTCTTTACTCAATCGATTCAGTAAATAAGCGGAAGATTCTGTAAATGATCCGCCAAAACCCGTAAAGGTTTGAAACGTTTTATCAGGGTTTAAATTGATTTTAGAAGTTGGTTTTCCTTCGCTAAAGACATCGACTTTAGAGAGTTTATTTCCACTTCTGGAGGTTTCAACAACGTCAACCTTTAAAGATTTTTCTGTTTCTATACAAGAACTAATCACCATGAGAGCTATTAAGTTTATAGATAAAATTTTCAGACTTTTCATAAATACCGTTTTTTATGATTGGCTTAATGATTAAGCATAATTTCATTTTTTACTGGAGGCATTTGCACGTCCAGAAGAAGATCTTCCAAGCTTCCGTTATAGGTCTTGGTCATTTTGTTTTTACCGCGCTTAAAACCTTCGAAGGTGCCTTTATCCAATTCATCCCAAATGACATATTTAGCTTCTCCATCTACTGTAAATAGGCCGAAAAAGTTCTCAGAACCTTTTGGGTTGTGTTCATCTTTCCAGGGTTCGTCAAAGGCTTCAAAATAGAAGCATTTTATTTTGTTTTTTGAGGCCCATTCTCGCATTTTGTTATAGTATAAAGCTTGCTTATACTCATCTGATGCCTTAGAGCCATTTTCACCATAAAAACCAGCAGAGACAGTGGCCCATCCTGTTTCTCCAATGTGTACTGGTTTTTTCACCTCTAAAGTCTCCATATAGTTCACAACACTATCATACTGAGAGATAGCATAACTCAAGGAACGAGTCATCACTTTATCTAGCTGTTTGGTGTTACTCAATTTTTTTTCTTTTGGAAGTACTCCCCAAAACACAGGATTATAGTGTGTATCATGCATTGGATAGGTATGGATAGAAAGATAATCTACCGCTTTAATAAGCTCTTCAAGCTCTGGAGTGTGGTATTCATGTTCTCCACCGCCCCAAGACGCAAAATTATCTGAACTCGTAATCCATAAATCCTTATCTATTTTGCCTTCTTGTTTTAAATCTTGTAGGTATTTTACCCATTTTAAAATAATATGTGGCTGAACGAAATAAGCAGAAGCCCATTTTACCATGGCTTCATTGCCAACCGCAATTATTTTTACAATATCTGGGTATTGATTCGCTAGTTCTACAGCTCTGTCGATTTCTATAGCGTTATGTTCGCTTCCCTCGTTGTGGTTGAGTGGCATTTCGGTCCACGCATTTTTACAATCGATCCAAGCCCCGAGCATCATATACATTTCAAATTCAGGATTAGCTTTCTTCAGTTCGTCAATCGCTTTTAAAATATTGGCGGCATGGGGGAGACGAACATTATAGGTTCGTAATATGCGAATATCCATAGCATGAAGAATTTTTAGATCTTCTTTAAGCTGTTGAATGGTGGGTTGCTCTTTGCGCGTCTTTTTTCTGTAGCCACCATAAGAAATTGCTAAAAATTCTGGTTTACTAAGAATTTCTTTAGCGGTTAGATTTCTGTTATTTTGCATAGGGTTTTTCTCTTTTTGAGATGTTTGACAACAAACCAGTAAAACAAAGCTTATTACTAAAAGTATATTTTTTACTGGCTTCATGACTCTTTATTTTAAAATAGACGCTTTGATATAAACGTGAATTATTTTAACTTTACCTGAGCGGTTAAAAACGTCTTGACTAATTTCTTTAGGCAAATGAAGTCCTTCAATCTGTTCTGAATTTTTAGTATAGAATTCTACTTCTATTTTGTTTTGATCTGAAATAGAGTAAATTATTGGGACTTGGCAAAAGGTAAATCCTAGTGAATTATGTTTTAGTTGAAGACGATGCTTTTCATCGCTAAGGTCTACATATCTGAAAATATGTTCGTCTTCTAAAAATTCGGTTTTTCGCAACAAATCGGGTTTAAATTGAATTTCTCCTTTATAAATATGTACACCCAATTCTCTAAATCGACTTAAAATGTCTTCCTTCACTTGACCTGTCATTCCAGGTTGTTGTGCGCCTTTTCCTTGCGGTGTATGAGAATAAGGATCCGTTGGAAATGCGCCATATAAGTTAGGTGATTTATGAACACCTATGCCTTCATTTATTTCATAATAGTGTTCTAGTAATCGACCGATAACTTCGGCAGATGCTTTAGCATTTATGGCTTGTATACAGGTTTCTAAAACCGCTAATTGCAGTTTTGATACCATATGCCAATAAATAGAACCTAAGCCCTCATACCCATAAAAAGTTCCGGAACGACCTGTAAATGATTTATGGTTAAAAACTTCTTCATAGACCTTAAGTAATTGGTCTATTTCTTCTTCTGCTAAAGTTGAATAGGCTTCGTCTTCTAAAGATAATAAAGCTTCTTTTAATTTCTTAGCATTATTAAAATTGCCATTAAAGTGATAATTGTTCTTTACATCTTTCTCAATTATACCTTTATGCTCATCTTCCACCAACTTTTGAAGCAATTTTGATGACTTTACAGAAGTTTCTGGAACATTATTTCGGTCCAAAAAGCCATTTAAATCTTTGTAGGGGTATAATAAATAACTGTATTGGTCAGGTCTAAATAAAGCGCTTTGTTTTAGGGCATCAAGTAAAGTTAAAGCTTGATTTGAATCTAGGTAGCCTGAACTTAACACAGCTACTTGACCTTCGAGCATCTCAGAAAGGTAATCTATGGAGACCTTATCTTGATTAACCGTCATTAGATTATAAGCGTGGTATAGGTTGTCAGTACGTTTATTAGCCTCAATGGCATGTTCTAGATAAACTAAACTGGTAGTGATAAAATGACCAATTTGTAGTGAAGAGACTTGAGTCTTACGTCCTGTAAAGCCAATAGTGTAAACTTGAGTTCTATACACACTAGCTGCTTCACCTAGTTCGTCCAAAACCTCTTTACGTTGGTGATCACTAAATTTACCTTCTGTTAAATGTTTATTCTTAGCGAATGTTTTTTCCATTTTGGTGAACATCTCAGCTAATTCTTCGGAAATTTCATAGTTTTCTGAGGCATCGACGTCTTCAAAAACCGATTTAAAAAAGTCTAAAAATCGTCTTAAATAGGCTAAGGTGACCATAGATACACCATTGCCGACTAAAGCATTGTTAGCATCGTTCCATTCTGGGCGTTGGGTATTCATCCATATTCCCGCTTCAGGAATAAAGTTGGATAATTTGGCTAAAGTAGTAGCTAGTATTTTTTCAACAAAATTGACGTGAATAATTTTACCTCTTTTATTTTGAAGTAATGCACCATCAGCTCCAATCTTATCGCGTTTACCTCTAATTTTAGCATCGGCTTTATGGTCAAATTCTATGGTATCTTTTGGATCGTTTAGAATATCCTGATATGACTTTATCCTGTAAGGAACATTAGCATAAACAAACTGAGATTTGTTGAATAATTGCGCTAAACTCCCTGGTTGATAGTCTTCATAAAATTCTAAGAACTTAAGCAAATAAATAATTTGATGATCTCCCCAATACCCTATGTAAGACCAAGGATCGTCTGGCTCTATAGTTTCCCAATCAAAGCCATCTTTGGTGACACGATAGGGGTTGTAACCATCAAAAGTTGTAGCATTTAAAAACTTGTAAATCATACCTTCAATAAATTGAGGATAGGAGTGTACTAAGCTTTCCCAATTTTGAAAGATATCACGCCAGTTGCCTTCGTAATCAAGAATTTTGGAGCCATTTTCATCTTTGGTATTTATTGAAAATTGATTCCATGGTCGACTTGGATCTCCATGTCTACGGCTAAATTTTAGAGGCAAGTATTCATAGGAAAGCCTAGTGAAATCGTCATTATTTTGATCTTTAGCTAAATCCTTTAGATCTGTTAATGAAAAATTCTCAGGTAAGGCTTTAATCTTTGCTTCGAATTTTTTAGCTAATGGAGCGTTTGCTTTTAGGATATAGTTTTTAAAATCCCATCGCTCAATCTGGTAATTATTATCAAAAATTCCTCCACGC
It contains:
- a CDS encoding glycoside hydrolase family 30 protein yields the protein MKSLKILSINLIALMVISSCIETEKSLKVDVVETSRSGNKLSKVDVFSEGKPTSKINLNPDKTFQTFTGFGGSFTESSAYLLNRLSKENRQKIIDAYFAESGARYSLTRTHMNSSDFSLGQYSYAPVEGDTLLTSFSIKEDKDDIIPMIKEAMEASKEGFKIISSPWTAPPWMKDNNEWVGGKLKPEHYDTWALFFSKYVDAYEAEGIDIWGFTVENEPHGNSNNWESMHYTPEEMTDFVSNHLGPQLEKDGKGDKIILGYDQNREGIKEWVDVMYKNEKNAKYYDGTAIHWYESTFEVFPEALQYAHEKAPQKYLIQTEACVDSEVPKWKDDDWYWSKEATDWGWDWAPEDQKHLHPKYVPVYRYARDIIGCMNNWVDGWVDWNMVLDRQGGPNWFKNWCVAPVIVDPDQDEVYFTPLYYTMAHFSKYIRPGAKRIDFESTDKDLQVSAATNPDGSHIVIVFNPSEEEKVFELSMKEAEQVVSISPQAIQTIVLKPKK
- a CDS encoding glycosyl hydrolase family 17, with product MKPVKNILLVISFVLLVCCQTSQKEKNPMQNNRNLTAKEILSKPEFLAISYGGYRKKTRKEQPTIQQLKEDLKILHAMDIRILRTYNVRLPHAANILKAIDELKKANPEFEMYMMLGAWIDCKNAWTEMPLNHNEGSEHNAIEIDRAVELANQYPDIVKIIAVGNEAMVKWASAYFVQPHIILKWVKYLQDLKQEGKIDKDLWITSSDNFASWGGGEHEYHTPELEELIKAVDYLSIHTYPMHDTHYNPVFWGVLPKEKKLSNTKQLDKVMTRSLSYAISQYDSVVNYMETLEVKKPVHIGETGWATVSAGFYGENGSKASDEYKQALYYNKMREWASKNKIKCFYFEAFDEPWKDEHNPKGSENFFGLFTVDGEAKYVIWDELDKGTFEGFKRGKNKMTKTYNGSLEDLLLDVQMPPVKNEIMLNH